The window AATTGCCAGGTCACGGATGGAAGTATCGCGGTAAATGCACAATCCAACTACCTTCCATTGCAATATGCTTATAATGGGAGTGCCTTCTCAACCGTCAACACTATTAAAGACTTGGATTCAGGTAAAGTGGCTATTTCCATCAGGGATGCTTCGGGATGCCAGGTAGATACATCAGTCAGCTTATCCTACCGCGAGAAGCCAGCATTCCTCCAAAGCATCAGCAGTACACCCTCACAATGCCTTTCAACCAATGGCAGCATTACCCTGACCATAGCACCCGGTACCACCAATTATAAAGTTTCATTGAATGGTAGTACCCCGGAAGCGAGGAATTTTTTCAATAACCTTGCAGAGGGCAGCTATGCCATCAGCATTACTGATGCCAAGGGATGCGCCATAGATACCAGCTGGGTGGTAACAAATATTAAAGACCCACAACCGCAATGGCAGGTGGAAGTAACCGATGAACATTGCAAGGAAAACAATGGATCGGTTACCGTAACCATCAACGATCCCGCCAACACCTACCAGTATAGCTTGAATAACGGGACTTTCAGTTCTGTCAACCGTTTCGCTAGCCTGGCACCCGGCACCTATCCTTTGGAAGTAAGGAACCAAAATAGCTGTGTATGGGATACTGCAATTACCATACGCCCTTACGAACTTGAACCCGTTAATCTCACTATTAACAAAACAGATGCCACCTGTAATGAACCATCGAAGGGTAGCCTGCAATTCAGTGTGGATGGGACCGCAGGACCTTACAACATCAGGGTAAACAGCCGGAATTATCCAAATAATGGTTCACTCAACAATTTAAGCTTAGGCAACTATTTATTGGAGGTGTTTGATAACAAGGGATGCCTGGTGGAGGATAGTACTGTTGTGATCAATTTGCTGGAGTTGCCTGAATGCGATAACCTTTACCTTCCCAATGCCTTTACCCCAAATAATGATGGGAAGAACGATACTTACAAAGCGAAAGGTAATCCATTTATCAGGGATTTCAATTTGAGTATCTATAACCGGTATGGACAACTGGTGTTCAGTTCCAATTCCATCCAGCAGGCATGGGACGGGCGTTTGGCCGGACAGGGCCAACCCAGCGGCACCTATGTGGTGAATGTCCAGTACACCAATTACAAAGGGGAGAAGAAAAAACACCGATCCACGCTTACACTGATCAGGTAGTATACTGATGGATTTCGTGATTAAATAAATTGCAAGGGCTTGAAACTGGCTCCCAATACCTCTTTGGACGGATGGCTCAACCATTTGTCGAGCAGGGTGGCATAGACCTGCCTGAAATCAACGCTGTATTTCAAGTCCCCATCATCGAGATCCGCAAGGTTGGGCAAGTCATTGATCATTCCTTTTTGTTTCAGTCCACCGCCGATGACAAACATAGTATTGGCTGTGCCATGGTCTGTTCCCCCACTGGCATTCTGGGCTACCCTCCTGCCGAATTCTGAAAAGGTCACCAGCAGCACATCCTTGAAACGCCCATAGGCTTTGAGGTCCTTGATGAAGGCTGCCACCGCATCATTCATTTCGGTGAACAACCTTCGCTGCTGGGCATCCTGCGCAATATGCGTATCAAAACTTCCGTGCGATACATAATAGACCCTGGTATTGATACCTGAATTAATGAGGGAAGAAATGGTCTTCAGGCTCTTGCCCAATGCGGTTGCCGGATAGGAAGCCGATGAGGACTTTTCCTTACTGGCCTTGAAAATATAATCGGCACTGCTTAAGGTATCTGCCAATGTCTTGTACAGATAATCCGCAACCGGTTCATGATGGTGGTGGTCCTCCACTAATGCTTCATAGAATGGATTGCGTGCAGTCTGGTACAACCTGGCCGGGTCCTTCATGGCCAGGCCATTCAGTTGCTTCCCTTTTAGCGCAAGACTCAATACATCATCCAATTCCAAGACCTGTGTGGGATGGTCACAGCCCTTACATTGAGCATCGAGATAGCGACCCAGCCATCCGGTATCGAGATAGGTCTTGCTGTCACTGGCCGTATGCCAGATATCCATGCTCCGGAAATGGGAACGATCGGGATTGGGATACCCCACACTGTTGAGGATCGCCATCTCCCCATTCGCATAAAACTCACTAAAGGCAGGCAAGGCAGGATGGATACCAGCTTCATCATTCAATCGCAGGCTATCCTTCATCCTGATGCCCAGCTTTGGCCTGGCTGCATAATAGAGGTCATTACGGTAAGGGATAACCGTATTAAGGCCATCATTGCCGCCACTGAGTTGCAGCACCACCAGCACCTTCTCCCCTGCTGGGAATGGTTTTTCCACCGGCATGGCTTTCAGGAAGGCGGGTACAAATAGTGAAGTACTGGCCATTGATCCTGCCTTTATGAATTCCCTTCTTTTAATAAGCATGATTAAGGTTTTGGGTGATCAGCAGAGCTGGTATTCCGGACAGCTCATCAAACGGATGGCTGCCTGGATGATCATTGATTCCTTGTCGGATGGATGGATGTATTGATTGACCAATGCATGGTCTGGATATTGACGACTCTGCAAAAGCCAGGCGGCCAGTTGATCATAGGCTTCTTTTTCCTTGTAAGAGGAGAACCGCTTTAGAAAAGCAGGCCAATCCACTGTTGCCTGCAAGCCTTTCCCATTGGCAATTCCCAGTCCAGCCCCCGCCTGCCTGCGACCCATCATCTGGTCATCATCATCCTTGGGTTGCATGGACAACACATCCTGTCCCGCTACCAATTGGGGCAGGCGCATCCGCAGCAAAAGGGAAGAACTATCGATCCATGACCTTCCTCCGGGCCATCCCGCAACACTGGGAGGATAGAACAATAATTGTCCCATCAATCGCTGTAACAAGAGTTGGACTGCATTATCCTGCAACTGCAGGGGAAAAGTTCGCCTGATGCCCACCCATAATTCCACCGGTGATTTGATCCTGGCCCCGATATTCTTGTCTTCATAAAACCATGTCGAGGTAAAGATGGCACGCAGGAGCGAAGGGATATCATAACCGGATTGGTAGAATGATGCAGCCAGTTGGTCCACCCTTTGTTCATCGACCACATCGTTCACAAAAAAGGCATAGAGTTTCCTCGTTATGAAACGTGCGGTCTGCGGCTGTTCCAACAGCATACTAATGATATCATCCCCATCAAAATTTCCGGTCCTACCCAGGAAGGTCTTGCTACCCGCATCATGCACAAATTTCCGGAACACGAAGTCGCCGTTCAGGTTGGCGCCCCAGCCGGTAAAGGCCCTTGCTGCTTCCTTCACATCCTCCTCGGTATAATGTCCCCTGCCCATGGTGAAGAGTTCCATCACTTCACGGGCAAAGTTCTCGTTCGGGTGGTCCTTCCTGTTCTGGTTGTTGTTGAGGAAGTTGATCATGGCAGCGCTCTTGCTGACGGCACGCAGGAGTTCCCCGAAATTACCCAATGCATGGGTCCTGATCTCGTGCAGCAATAACTGCTGGTAGAAGATGTTCAGGTTGCGGCAGGCAAAATGCCCATGCCAGAAAAAGGCCATCTTCTCGCGCAGCTGCGCATCACTGTTCACCATTTCATCGAGCCAGTAAAGGTTCAGGTTCTTGAGGTCTTCCCTGCTTTGTTGCCGCAAGGCCTTCTTCTGCTCATCGGTCAATTCCATGCGTTGCTGGCGTCCGATCTCATCGATGCCCTTGGCCAAGCCATTAAAGGCATTGCCCGCCACATTGAGGTAGACCGGTTTTTTGGCAGAAGCTTTCAGCAAAGCCTCGAAGTATTGGCCGGGTCGGGCTTTCCTGACCTGGTCGAACTCGGCGATATGCGGCCCAAAGGCCGCGCGCCATAAGAGGTGTTGGTTATGTTGTTGCAGTTGCTCCAATGGGTAGAGTTGTGGTAATAGGACCGTTTAGGGATGGAAAGGTTTAAACGGAAGCGGGATAGTAAATATTTCATCAGGGGCTTTGAAGGAGACCCAGAAGGGGTAAAAAATGATGGGTCCACATTGGCGCAGCCAATGCTTTGCGTTCTCAAAAACCCCTCAAAAGCTAGCCCACTCTTTTGCCTGCCCCAACAGCACTGTTGTGGGCGGCCTTCGCGATAAAAAAAATGAAACTTGAACCTTTTACCTCAGCGGGCGAGGCCGACGGGAACCGATGGCTAGAATGTGCCCCCATACGCTGTACTACGAGGGCAGGTGTGAAAATGTGGGCATGTGGATACCCCCGTCGCCCCCGTTGTGTCTTATGACCAACGGGCAGTTGGAAGAAGCACATCAGGGAAATCGCACAACAGCAGCTAAAGTTGATAATGGCTATCGTTGGGAGCTGTTGGTGATAACACACAACAGCGGCGCAGGGCATAATCTACCGTTACACCTCAGCGGGCGTGGTCGAAGTGGACCCTGATGGGGTCAGGAAACATCACCAACAAAACAAAAAAAGGCGTGCCGTCAACCGACACACCCTCTATAAAAAATCATGTTATTGCTTAGCCGATCTTCTCCGCACCAAAATAACTATGCAGCACTTTCGGAAGCTTAATACCTTCCTCCGTCTGGTTGTTCTCCAGCAAGGCCGCGAGGATCCTGGGCAGGGCCATGGAGCTGCCATTGAGGGAATGCAGCAACTGCGGCTTACCGTTACCATCCTTGAACCTGATCTTCATCCGGTTGGTCTGGTAGGATTCGAAATTGGAAACAGAACTCACTTCCAGCCATTTTTCCTGCGCGGCGCTGTACACTTCAAAATCATAGGTCAGGGCAGAAGTGAAGCCCATATCGCCGCCGCACAACCGAAGAATGCGGTAAGGCAGTTCCAGCGACTGGATCAATTGCTCCACATGCGCCACCATTTCATCCAGCACTTCATAGCTCTTATCGGGATGCACCAATTGCACGATCTCCACCTTATCGAACTGGTGCAGGCGATTCAATCCCCTTACATCCTTACCATAGCTTCCCGCTTCGCGCCTGAAACAGGGCGTATAGGCAGTCATCCTGATAGGCAGTTCGGTATCCTTCACGATCTCATCGCGGTAGATATTGGTCACCGGTACCTCAGCAGTCGGGATGAGGTAGAAATTATCTGCAGTGGCATGGTACATCTGCCCTTCCTTATCCGGCAGCTGGCCTGTTCCATAGGCAGAAGCCTCATTCACCATATAAGGAGGCTGGAATTCTTCATATCCGGCAGCGGTATTGTAATCCAGGAAATACTGGATCAACGCGCGTTGGAGTTTGGCACCCTTGTTACGGTAAACAGGGAAGCCACTGCCGGTGATCTTATTGCCCAGTTCAAAATCGATCAGGTTATATTGCTGCACCAGGTCCCAGTGCGGTTTGGCGCCAGCATGCAAGGCCGGCTTTGCACCGCCTTCCCTTACCACCACATTATCCTCCGGGGTTTTACCCAGGGGAACGAGGGATGAAGGCAGGTTGGGGATCTGTACCAGTATATTGTGGATAGATTGCTCAATGGCATCCAGTTCGGCAACATCGTCCATTTTGGCCTTCAGCGAAGCCACTTCCTGCTTCAGTTTCTCAGCTTCTTCCTTTTTTCCTTCCCGCATCAATCCACCGATCTCCTTGGAAGCCGCGTTCACCCTGGATTGCAGCTCATCGCGCTCAAACTGGAGCTTGCGGCGGCGTTCGTCCAGTTCTACCAGTTCATCCACCAATTCGGGTTTGGGGAAACGCTTCACTGCCAGTCTTTCTTTCACCAGCTCCACGTTCTGACGGATAAAATTCACCTGTAACATCTCAGAATATTTGCGGCAAAGATAACCGGGAACGAAGGACATGAGGAAATGTGGGGATGTGAAAATGTGGAAATCTGGGTTTTCGCCAACCAGGGGAGGATTCCATCGCCACCACGTTGCTACAGATAAGCAGCCCCGCTGGGGCTGGGGAGCATCACCAACGCGTTGTTTATACCTCAGCGGGGTCTCCTGAAGGGGCTACAGTCCACCCACATCATTTATACCTCAGCGGGGTCTCCCGAAGGGGACCCCGATGTACAAATGGCGAAATATTTATGCACCCAATAGATAATCTCATCTTCCAACTACCCGTTGGTCATAAGACACAACGGGGGCGACGAGGAGTAACTCTTTTCACCCCAAAGTGGTACTCGACAAGAGCCCCCGATGAATTTTCAACCTATCATTCATCCGGGTCCCCTGCGGGAGACCCTGCTGGGGTAAGAAACTCACACCCCCTAACCTCAGCGGGGTCTCTCGAAGAGGACCCCGATGATCCTCCATCCTACTATTCATTATGTTCTCGTTTGGGAGATCCTGATGGGGGATGGAATATTATTCTTATACCTCAGCATGCGCGGTCGCATAGGACCCGATGAATTTTCATCCTACTATTCATCAGGGTCCCCTCCGGGAGACCCTGCTGGGGTGAAGATGTGAGTACACAGTAGCCCCTCCGGGAGACCCTGCTTAGGTGAAAATTGGTTGGATCTACATTGGCGCAGCCAATGCTTTGCGTTCTCAAAAACCCCTCAAAAGCTAAAGCATTCTTTGCCTGCCCCAACAGCACTGTTGCGGGCGCCCTTTGCGTTAAAAAATGAAAGTTAAGCCTCCATCCTACCATTCATCAGGGTCCCCTCCGGGAGACCCTGCTGGGGTGAGATGGCGTGAAAATTGGTTGGGTTCACATTGGCGCAGCCAATGCTTTGCGTTCTCAAAAACCCCTCAAAAGCTAAAGCATTCTTCGCGCTCTTTGCGTTAAAAAAGTACTGAAAGTTCCACTCCCATCCCCCATTCCAATTGCCGCAGATCGATCCTTCCGGTCTATCTTTGCGGCATGAATGTACAAGACGACCTGCAGACCCGCTGGTGGACCCTGGAAGCGAAGCTGGTAGAAAGATTTGGGAAGAAGCCGGACATGGAGACCATCCTCTTCCTGATCGGCATCCAGGAATTCGGGGAGATCAGGCCCAGCTTTTCCAAGGAACAAAAACAGGACCTGATGCATGTGGCCGTTTGCTCGCTACTGTCCAAAAGCGGCTATTATGAACTGGAATCCGTGGACGAAGACGGCTGGCCCCATTTCAAACAGCTTAAACCCTTACCTGTCCTCAATCCCAAGGAGCAGGAGGATTTTCTGAAAGACCATGTTTTATTGTATTTTGACACCCAGGACCATTCTTAAAAGGTCCCGTTAATTTTCCATGAGAAATATTGTATTGGCTACAGGAATGGCCTGTTGTTCCCTATTGCTTGCAGGATGTTCCGCCAGCAAAAACGGCAGGCCTACCAAAGCAGACCTCCGCAAGGACATATTGCTCGTAACCACCAAGGGAAATATCCAGCTGAGGCTAGCTGACCAGACCCCGCTGCACCGGGATAATTTCATTAAACTGGTAAAGAACGGCACCTACGACAGCGTGCTTTTCCACCGGGTGATCCAATCCTTCATGATCCAGGCAGGTGACCCCGGCAGCAAGAGGGCCAGCGATACCGCCCGTTTGGGGAGCGGCGACCTGGGCTACAAGGTACCGGCCGAATTCAGGCCGGATCTCTTCCACCGGAAAGGTGCCCTCGCTGCCGCCAGGATGGGCGATGAGGTGAATCCCCAGAAAGCCAGTAGCGCCAGCCAATTCTATATCGTCCAGGGCAGGGTATTTAACGATGCCGGACTTGATTCAGTGGAAACCTTTCGCCTGAAAGGCAGGAAGCTGCCCGCCGCCCACCGTGAGGTGTACAAGACCATCGGCGGGGCGCCCCACCTCGATTCCAATTACACTGTCTTCGGGGAAGTGGTAAAAGGCCTGGAAGTGGTGGACAGTATAGCAGCAGTACCCACCAGTGGCCGCCAGGGTGGCGACAGGCCCCTCAGCAATGTGAGGATCCTGAAGGCGAAAATGGTAAAGCGCAAGTGAGGCCCGGTAAAAAGATATTGTCGTTCCGTTACCCTTTCATTAAACAGTCAGGGCAAAAATTTCCCTGCTGCACCTAAACCAGAAATATTTCCCAATATTTGCACAACAAAATTTCACGTCATGAATTTTCCTGATAATCTCCGTTACACCAAGGACCACGAATGGATCAGTCTGGAAGGCAACGTTGCTACCATTGGAATCACTGATTTTGCCCAGGGTGAATTGGGTGACATTGTTTATGTAGAAATCGAAACAGTGGGCAAAAGCCTCGATGCTGAAGCTGTATTCGGAACCGTTGAAGCAGTAAAGACCGTATCTGACCTTTACCTGCCAGTGGCCGGAACCATCAATGAAGTTAACCCTTCCCTGGGTGCCAATCCTGAACTGGTGAACAGCGATCCTTACGGAGAAGGCTGGATGATCAAGATGACCGTTAACAACCCTGCTGATGTAGAGGCATTGATGGATGCCGCTGCCTACAAGGCCCTGGTTGGTCAATAATAACTCGGGAAAGGGAGTGGCTTGGGTCACTCCTTTTTTCTTTCTATTCCAGTCCATGTTTCCCCGCCTTCCGGAACCATTACCTTTCGTTCCGCCTTTACCTGAATTACCTTTCAATTATCGAAACTAATTGTATCCCCAGGATGATACGTGGCCTTAGACCCCGGCAGGATGCTTCTATTCCTGCCATTCCTGTATTTGATGGTTTCGATTAGCTTTACACCATGATCAAGATGCTCAAGAATGGCCTGCTCGCCATTGGCTGGATGATTGGGTTGCATTTCCTTTTATTGTTCCCGGGTTCACAATTCAGGGAAGAACCGCTGGTGCTGATCCCCAACATGGATAAA is drawn from Flavihumibacter rivuli and contains these coding sequences:
- a CDS encoding gliding motility-associated C-terminal domain-containing protein, coding for MNRIFSYWLIILTIFVFTLPSKAQRIFINSNDSLYEVNISQGLCSTTKVQGICSQLYEEKLYSIALHKDTLYVITGNNNNVYRLNVNEPGNCVYVGRFIDRYQLGTSVNAFTADKNGILYGISGLTSELLRLDPKTGVSTNLGRLPGLSQPGGDLIFFKDKLYLTTYYETILEIDIEQLQNSKVFLDLKGTRAFGLISFPSTCTSNRYFAINSDSELVELDLENKKILDTICKYNFRVYDGASSVESGNTLGVTIDSILLTVPCNDPVTRTGSVRVVAGTASSGNLNYTINGITNTTGIFNGLPLGNYTIKVSNDKGCSTDSSFSLTTGISPDIRLAINHPLNCQVTDGSIAVNAQSNYLPLQYAYNGSAFSTVNTIKDLDSGKVAISIRDASGCQVDTSVSLSYREKPAFLQSISSTPSQCLSTNGSITLTIAPGTTNYKVSLNGSTPEARNFFNNLAEGSYAISITDAKGCAIDTSWVVTNIKDPQPQWQVEVTDEHCKENNGSVTVTINDPANTYQYSLNNGTFSSVNRFASLAPGTYPLEVRNQNSCVWDTAITIRPYELEPVNLTINKTDATCNEPSKGSLQFSVDGTAGPYNIRVNSRNYPNNGSLNNLSLGNYLLEVFDNKGCLVEDSTVVINLLELPECDNLYLPNAFTPNNDGKNDTYKAKGNPFIRDFNLSIYNRYGQLVFSSNSIQQAWDGRLAGQGQPSGTYVVNVQYTNYKGEKKKHRSTLTLIR
- a CDS encoding DUF1501 domain-containing protein; the protein is MLIKRREFIKAGSMASTSLFVPAFLKAMPVEKPFPAGEKVLVVLQLSGGNDGLNTVIPYRNDLYYAARPKLGIRMKDSLRLNDEAGIHPALPAFSEFYANGEMAILNSVGYPNPDRSHFRSMDIWHTASDSKTYLDTGWLGRYLDAQCKGCDHPTQVLELDDVLSLALKGKQLNGLAMKDPARLYQTARNPFYEALVEDHHHHEPVADYLYKTLADTLSSADYIFKASKEKSSSASYPATALGKSLKTISSLINSGINTRVYYVSHGSFDTHIAQDAQQRRLFTEMNDAVAAFIKDLKAYGRFKDVLLVTFSEFGRRVAQNASGGTDHGTANTMFVIGGGLKQKGMINDLPNLADLDDGDLKYSVDFRQVYATLLDKWLSHPSKEVLGASFKPLQFI
- a CDS encoding DUF1800 domain-containing protein, translated to MEQLQQHNQHLLWRAAFGPHIAEFDQVRKARPGQYFEALLKASAKKPVYLNVAGNAFNGLAKGIDEIGRQQRMELTDEQKKALRQQSREDLKNLNLYWLDEMVNSDAQLREKMAFFWHGHFACRNLNIFYQQLLLHEIRTHALGNFGELLRAVSKSAAMINFLNNNQNRKDHPNENFAREVMELFTMGRGHYTEEDVKEAARAFTGWGANLNGDFVFRKFVHDAGSKTFLGRTGNFDGDDIISMLLEQPQTARFITRKLYAFFVNDVVDEQRVDQLAASFYQSGYDIPSLLRAIFTSTWFYEDKNIGARIKSPVELWVGIRRTFPLQLQDNAVQLLLQRLMGQLLFYPPSVAGWPGGRSWIDSSSLLLRMRLPQLVAGQDVLSMQPKDDDDQMMGRRQAGAGLGIANGKGLQATVDWPAFLKRFSSYKEKEAYDQLAAWLLQSRQYPDHALVNQYIHPSDKESMIIQAAIRLMSCPEYQLC
- the serS gene encoding serine--tRNA ligase — translated: MLQVNFIRQNVELVKERLAVKRFPKPELVDELVELDERRRKLQFERDELQSRVNAASKEIGGLMREGKKEEAEKLKQEVASLKAKMDDVAELDAIEQSIHNILVQIPNLPSSLVPLGKTPEDNVVVREGGAKPALHAGAKPHWDLVQQYNLIDFELGNKITGSGFPVYRNKGAKLQRALIQYFLDYNTAAGYEEFQPPYMVNEASAYGTGQLPDKEGQMYHATADNFYLIPTAEVPVTNIYRDEIVKDTELPIRMTAYTPCFRREAGSYGKDVRGLNRLHQFDKVEIVQLVHPDKSYEVLDEMVAHVEQLIQSLELPYRILRLCGGDMGFTSALTYDFEVYSAAQEKWLEVSSVSNFESYQTNRMKIRFKDGNGKPQLLHSLNGSSMALPRILAALLENNQTEEGIKLPKVLHSYFGAEKIG
- a CDS encoding peptidylprolyl isomerase → MRNIVLATGMACCSLLLAGCSASKNGRPTKADLRKDILLVTTKGNIQLRLADQTPLHRDNFIKLVKNGTYDSVLFHRVIQSFMIQAGDPGSKRASDTARLGSGDLGYKVPAEFRPDLFHRKGALAAARMGDEVNPQKASSASQFYIVQGRVFNDAGLDSVETFRLKGRKLPAAHREVYKTIGGAPHLDSNYTVFGEVVKGLEVVDSIAAVPTSGRQGGDRPLSNVRILKAKMVKRK
- the gcvH gene encoding glycine cleavage system protein GcvH yields the protein MNFPDNLRYTKDHEWISLEGNVATIGITDFAQGELGDIVYVEIETVGKSLDAEAVFGTVEAVKTVSDLYLPVAGTINEVNPSLGANPELVNSDPYGEGWMIKMTVNNPADVEALMDAAAYKALVGQ